The Dreissena polymorpha isolate Duluth1 chromosome 2, UMN_Dpol_1.0, whole genome shotgun sequence nucleotide sequence AACGTGTTCGCGGACGCCAAGTCGTTCTCAGAGGATGACGAAATGGAAAGCTTCATGAAAACCAAACTGGAAGATGAATTCTCTGACGAAGGTCTCAGCTCCCTTGGAAGTGACGATGGACGGGAAATAGTGGTTTAAACCGCTACTGACAGAAATACTATTTTATAGATGTATGAGTAAATATACTTCTATTACAATGGTTACACTATTTATTATCTTGTGCATTTCTTTTGCTTACGGTTGTTATGACGAGactatttttcctttttattcTCTCTTTCGATCTGTTAAGTTTGTACATATAGAATGCATAGTTTATAGTATTGCGTGCTTAAGTTCTAtctttgtatttgtatatgattCACTTTTCTGCAACTCTTTCTTTCAATCCTTGATGGGTGAGCTTTGAAAAGTGCAATATGTTGGATTAAAGTATTATGgatttatttgtgtgttttttttttaatatttcaataggCAAAACAATAAATGGTGTCTGGAATAAAACAATTTCCAGATTTGTGAAAATCTAAAATTTATCATGATATAATtatcaatttaatgaaactttttcACCATTCGATAAAACATTATTTCCGATATTTGAATTAACACATGTAATAAGTTCAGTAAAGTGACGAAAACTAGCCAGTTCGGTCAATAAGCGCCGAGTTACATTAACAAAACGATATCTTCGGTCACTGTGCGCAATGCTTGTATAATGAAATTCATGTCATACCTTATTAAATACGTTTATCGTCAACAGCGAtatttcttatttcttttttgttCTGACTGTATGCATCCTAATATTGATATAATGTGTGTGCATGTTTCATAAATTAAAAAGCATCGTGGTTGGTCGAGGATGAGCATGTGGCACTTGTGTGTTTAAATTTAACAGTTCAGTGCTTTATTAATGCTTAAGAAACTTTAGAACATAATTCAAGTTATATTTGCGTAGCCACTTACACAACAATTGTACATGTTTCAAATGTTTCAACGCAGACGCTTTTAGAGTCAGATAAGCGCATAGTTTAATATGACATTTCGTTTTAATACTAAGTGTTTCCTGGCAACAAGTGCAGTATATTACGTATTGACCCGGCTGGGGCACGGGCAAATGTGTTGACTTTGTTAATAGAAAACGTTACGAGTTAAGATcaaatatttgacaacaattgATATATCACTCACTACATTCATCACGAACCTAATTGACAGTTGAGCGGGATAAAAgtcataaagtaccggaaaacatGTACTAAATCATAGGCCTCCGGCATTTTTTTCAACGAAGTTAACTTTTTAAAATCATCGAATGTCGACAAGACCATTCAAAATAATTCACGCTCAGtcaatgtattaaaatatttaactgtatTGATTTACAAATATCAAGACATTGGCTACGTTAAAGACTATTAATAATTGCCAAATACCGGGTAagcggattttttttaaagaagccaCAGGCATATGCACTATCAAAACAGcagaagtgtagtagtagtagtagtagtcgtagtagtagtagtagtagtagtagtagtagtagtagtagtagtagtagtagtagtagtagtagtagtagtagtagtagtagtagtagtagaagtagtagtagtagtagtagtagtagtagtagtagtagtagtagtagtagtagtagtagtagtagtaatagtagtagtccgAATACAGTTTAGggaaccgtccgggacggtttgtatagttatatggtgtacgaactggtccaaaactatcctaaaccgtccgggacggtttgttCGGTTTCAGAAACTGTATCGGACGGATTACATACTTAtgaaccgctcgtgcgtctgtaaacCGTACCGGGTGTTTTATTTTGTGGATAACCATGCATGGAATATTTAGACTATGCTTTAAATGTGCACAAAGCTATCATGTGTGATCACAAAACCAAATATCAGGTTTAAACGGATTTTAGGGTGCTTCATTGAAATACGCATAACTTTAAAATGACTGCATATTTTTAGGAGCAATTTAGACGAAATATTAAAAAGGGATACATTTACATTACTGCATATTCATATCTTAAATATTTGGTTTATTTTAGTCACAATATACGTTTGAAGTAGGAATCCTTTAGATGATTGATTGTTATAAAACTTTCAGGATGTCCcagtaagcataaaatcaacattttgaagcacaaatataaatatttaaaatatggcaATAATTTAAGGACAATGGGAAAGACACATTTTCTGTTTAGGATaattttggaccagttcgtacaccatacttTTAGTATTTGCAACCGAAACCACCGAAGGGTTCCTGATTTCCATAACCTTTATATTCCCCGTAACCTCCCTGGTATCCACCGTATCCACCCTGGTTTTCATAACTGCCATATCTGCCCGGGTTTCCATAGCTGCCATATCCACCCCGGTTTACAAAACTGCTATATCCACCTTGGTTTCCATAACCACCATATCCACCCTGGTTTCAATAGCCGCCATATACATCCTGGTTTACATAACCGCCATATCCGCCTTGGTTTCCATAACTGCCATATCGACCCTGGCTTCCATAACTGCCATATTTGCCCTGGTATCCACCCTGGTTTCCATAACTGCCATATTTGCCCTGGTTTCAATAACTGCCATATCCGCCTTGGTTTCCATAACTGCCATATCAACCCTGGTTTCCATTACTGCCATACCTGCCCTGGTTTCCATAGCTGCCATATTCGCCTTAGTTTCCATAACTGCCATATCCACCCTGGTTTCCATTACTGCCATATTTGCCCTGGTATCCGCTCTGTTTTTCATAACTTCCATATTTGCCCCGGTATACACCCTGGTCACCATAACTGCCATATCCGCCTTGGTTTCCATAACTGCCATATCCACCCTGGTTTCCATAACTGCCATATTTGCCCTGGTATCCGCCCTTGTTTCCATGACTGCCATATCCACCCTGGTTTCCATAACCACCATAGCCTCCACCGTAACCATCTCCGTATCCTCCTACGCTCCCGTAGTTTCCGCCTCTACCCTGGCGACCACCGTAGTACGCATTGGCCACAGCCAAGCAGAGCAGCAAGCAGAAGAACTTCATGGTAATAGGGAGCGGCAAAGACAATATAAGACCGGACTGTAAACGATTGTTGCTttaatggaccttttcacagattttggcatgtttttggAGTTTGTCATAAATTGCttgaaattaataaatgtaaacattggaactacctagctccagtataaaacaagtatgaaattaaaataagaaaaagggtatcacaactgggctcgaatctCTGACTTTTGAAGTAAATACTAGTGCTGAAATCACTCGGTCATCGATGCTGATATAGTTTatggtgtattttataccttaaattatcaaaacTCCTGAAAATCCTTATGCCACAAAATATAAGGTTAACAACAGATTTCgtttaattattcaatcgtttcgcgttggcATCgctttattaataatttatttcactTCCAAAATGATAATCGGTACATCAA carries:
- the LOC127869959 gene encoding uncharacterized protein LOC127869959, yielding MKFFCLLLCLAVANAYYGGRQGRGGNYGSVGGYGDGYGGGYGGYGNQGGYGSHGNKGGYQGKYGSYGNQGGYGSYGNQGGYGSYGDQGVYRGKYGSYEKQSGYQGKYGSNGNQGGYGSYGN